In the Nymphalis io chromosome 2, ilAglIoxx1.1, whole genome shotgun sequence genome, one interval contains:
- the LOC126773774 gene encoding stromal cell-derived factor 2: MFRGYLNMMNILLILVTVWVAHVVEASRAEFVTCGTIFKLMNTDLRLRLHSHDVKYGSGSGQQSVTAVDVSDDNNSHWLVRAAMGETCKRGTPIKCNTNIRLQHVFTKKNLHSHYFSSPLSGNQEVSCYGDDDGEGDSGDNWTVVCNNDYWRRDTPVKLKHVDTAAYLAGSGRTFGRPISGQGEIVGVTSQYGAYTDWQVQEGLFVHPSDILPHLQNAIHTEL; encoded by the exons ATGTTTCGGGGCTATTTAAAtatgatgaatatattattaattttagttacagTATGGGTTGCGCACGTTGTTGAag caTCTAGAGCAGAATTCGTGACGTGCGGAACAATTTTCAAGTTAATGAACACAGATTTGCGCTTGCGGCTTCATTCACACGATGTGAAATATGGTTCAGGATCAGGTCAACAGTCTGTTACTGCAGTCGATGTTTCAGATGATAATAACAGCCATTGGTTAGTCAGAGCAGCCATGGGTGAAACTTGTAAACGAGG AACTCCCATAAAGTGTAACACTAATATTCGATTGCAACATGTATTTACCAAGAAGAACCTGCATTCGCATTACTTTTCATCACCATTGTCAGGAAACCAGGAAGTATCGTGTTATGGAGATGATGACGGTGAGGGTGACAGCGGTGATAATTGGACAGTAGTATGTAATAACGATTACTGGAGAAGAGACACACCTGTTAAATTGAAACATGTTGATACTGCTGC GTACCTGGCGGGTTCGGGTAGGACTTTCGGCAGGCCGATTAGTGGGCAAGGTGAAATAGTCGGTGTTACATCTCAGTATGGAGCATACACAGATTGGCAAGTTCAAGAAGGACTATTTGTCCACCCGAGTGACATTTTACCTCACTTGCAGAATGCAATTCACACTGAGTtataa
- the LOC126773793 gene encoding steroid receptor RNA activator 1 gives MDNCDSTLKDAKPSYAPGWNDPPSFAYNAQQTTPNRPRNFLNKRVAFPLSGGTNTSAPTPPVNMPPLPTNVLPPMPSLTAKRNVQENTEVDSEYVLKEVKDILLSFLDSSDDLAIAANIKKRIENMENMWLSGKLNTQIQVQMRDLAYALKDNDYSKADEIHKAIMVNHVSAVSMWMPGIKQVIALSFARSELLAFDYE, from the exons ATGGATAATTGTGATAGCACACTAAAAGACGCAAAAC ccTCCTATGCTCCAGGATGGAATGACCCGCCAAGTTTTGCTTATAATGCTCAGCAAACTACTCCTAATCGTCCGCGAAACTTTTTAAACAAAAGGGTAGCTTTTCCTTTATCTGGTGGAACTAACACTTCAGCACCGACTCCTCCAGTTAATATGCCTCCACTGCCTACAAATGTCCTTCCTCCAATGCCAAGTTTGACAGCTAAAAGAAATGTCCAGGAAAATACTGAGGTAGATTCAGAATATGTACTCAAAGAagtaaaagatatattattatcgtttttAGACTCGAGTGACGATTTAGCAATAGCTGccaatattaaaaaacgaataGAAAACATGGAAAATATGTGGCTCAGTGGAAAATTAAATACTCAAATTCAAGTACAGATGAGAGATTTAGCATATG CACTTAAAGATAACGATTACAGCAAGGCTGATGAAATACACAAGGCTATAATGGTGAACCACGTGAGTGCTGTAAGCATGTGGATGCCAGGGATCAAACAAGTTATTGCCCTCAGTTTTGCTCGTTCCGAACTATTAGCTTttgattatgaataa